A region from the Falco rusticolus isolate bFalRus1 chromosome 4, bFalRus1.pri, whole genome shotgun sequence genome encodes:
- the PDPK1 gene encoding 3-phosphoinositide-dependent protein kinase 1 isoform X6 encodes MVRNQADSSTPSVISTCGSRQGSNMEGTAAESRSSSNSLQQHTGQQPPQPRKKRPDDFKFGKILGEGSFSTVVLARELASSREYAIKILEKRHIIKENKVPYVTRERDVMSRLDHPFFVKLYFTFQDDEKLYFGLSYAKNGELLKYIRKIGSFDETCTRFYTAEIVSALEYLHGKGIIHRDLKPENILLNEDMHIQITDFGTAKVLPADSRQARANSFVGTAQYVSPELLTEKSACKSSDLWALGCIIYQLVAGLPPFRAGNEYLIFQKIIKLEYDFPEKFFPKAKDLVEKLLVLDATNRLGCEEMGGYGPLKAHPFFESIVWENLHLQTPPKLTAYLPAMSEDDEDCYGNYDNLLSQFGCMQVSGSASSHSLSAPETSTPQTSGGNIEQYIHDLDNNSFELDLQFSEDEKRLLLAKQAGGNPWHQFVENNLILKMGPVDKRKGLFARRRQLLLTEGPHLYYVDPVNKVLKGEIPWSLELRPEAKNFKTFFVHTPNRTYYLMDPSGNAHKWCKKIHEVWRHRYHQNAAK; translated from the exons ATGGTGAGGAACCAAGCAGATTCCAGCACTCCATCTGTCATTTCCACCTGTGGCAGCAGACAGGGATCTAACATGGAGGGCACTGCAGCTGAATCAAGATCTAGTTCAAACTCCTTGCAGCAGCATACAGGACAGCAGCCTCCACAGCCTCGAAAGAAACGACCTGATGACTTCAAATTTGGGAAAATTCTGGGTGAAGGATCTTTTTCAACG GTTGTCTTGGCTCGAGAATTGGCAAGTTCTAGAGAATATGCCA TTAAAATTCTAGAAAAACGTCAtatcataaaagaaaacaaggtgcCATATGTGACACGAGAGAGAGATGTAATGTCCCGTCTGGATCACCCTTTTTTTGTGAAACTCTACTTCACCTTTCAGGATGATGAAAAGCTAT ATTTTGGGCTTAGCTATGCCAAAAACGGAGAGCTGCTAAAGTATATACGCAAAATTGGCTCATTTGATGAGACCTGTACAAGGTTTTATACTGCTGAAATTGTATCAGCCCTGGAGTATTTGCATGGGAAAGGAATAATTCACAG GGATCTTAAGCCAGAGAACATCTTGCTAAATGAAGACATGCACATTCAAATAACAGACTTTGGAACAGCAAAAGTATTACCTGCAGACAGCAGACAAG CACGGGCAAACTCATTTGTGGGGACAGCACAGTATGTTTCTCCAGAACTGCTAACAGAGAAATCTGCCTGCAAAAG CTCTGACCTCTGGGCTCTGGGATGTATAATATATCAGCTTGTAGCTGGATTGCCGCCATTTAGAGCTGG AAATGAATATCTTATATTCCAGAAGATAATAAAGTTGGAATATGACTTCCCAGAAAAATTTTTTCCCAAGGCAAAAGACCTTGTTGAAAAGCTCTTG GTTCTAGATGCTACCAACAGATTAGGTTGTGAAGAAATGGGAGGATATGGACCTCTTAAGGCTCATCCCTTCTTTGAATCCATTGTGTGGGAGAACCTACATCTTCAGACACCCCCAAAACTTACAGCGTATTTACCTGCCATGTCGGAGGATGATGAAGACTGTTATGGAAAT TATGACAATCTCCTGAGTCAGTTTGGTTGCATGCAAGTTTCTGGTTCTGCCTCTTCCCATTCACTGTCTGCTCCAGAGACAAGTACACCACAGACATCAGGAGGAAATATTGAACAGTATATTCATGATCTTGACAACAATTCCTTTGAGCTGGACCTACAGttttctgaagatgaaaagaGGTTACTTCTGGCAAAACAAGCTGGTGGAAATCCTTG gcacCAGTTTGTAGAAAATAACTTAATTCTAAAAATGGGTCCAGTGGACAAAAGAAAG GGTTTGTTTGCACGTCGGCGCCAGTTGCTGCTCACAGAAGGACCCCACCTGTATTATGTGGATCCTGTCAACAAGGTTCTAAAAGGAGAAATTCCATGGTCTCTAGAGTTGCGACCAGAAGCAAAgaattttaagacattttttgttCACACA CCAAACAGGACATATTACCTGATGGACCCGAGTGGGAATGCTCATAAATGGTGCAAAAAGATACATGAAGTTTGGCGGCACAGATACCACCAGAATGCTGCTAAATAG
- the PDPK1 gene encoding 3-phosphoinositide-dependent protein kinase 1 isoform X4, with amino-acid sequence MASTSSHLYDAVPLQSSVVLCSCSSPSMVRNQADSSTPSVISTCGSRQGSNMEGTAAESRSSSNSLQQHTGQQPPQPRKKRPDDFKFGKILGEGSFSTVVLARELASSREYAIKILEKRHIIKENKVPYVTRERDVMSRLDHPFFVKLYFTFQDDEKLYFGLSYAKNGELLKYIRKIGSFDETCTRFYTAEIVSALEYLHGKGIIHRDLKPENILLNEDMHIQITDFGTAKVLPADSRQARANSFVGTAQYVSPELLTEKSACKSSDLWALGCIIYQLVAGLPPFRAGNEYLIFQKIIKLEYDFPEKFFPKAKDLVEKLLVLDATNRLGCEEMGGYGPLKAHPFFESIVWENLHLQTPPKLTAYLPAMSEDDEDCYGNYDNLLSQFGCMQVSGSASSHSLSAPETSTPQTSGGNIEQYIHDLDNNSFELDLQFSEDEKRLLLAKQAGGNPWHQFVENNLILKMGPVDKRKGLFARRRQLLLTEGPHLYYVDPVNKVLKGEIPWSLELRPEAKNFKTFFVHTPNRTYYLMDPSGNAHKWCKKIHEVWRHRYHQNAAK; translated from the exons Atggccagcaccagcagccacctg TATGATGCTGTTCCACTCCAGTCTAGTGTGGTGTTATGCTCCTGTTCATCCCCATCAATGGTGAGGAACCAAGCAGATTCCAGCACTCCATCTGTCATTTCCACCTGTGGCAGCAGACAGGGATCTAACATGGAGGGCACTGCAGCTGAATCAAGATCTAGTTCAAACTCCTTGCAGCAGCATACAGGACAGCAGCCTCCACAGCCTCGAAAGAAACGACCTGATGACTTCAAATTTGGGAAAATTCTGGGTGAAGGATCTTTTTCAACG GTTGTCTTGGCTCGAGAATTGGCAAGTTCTAGAGAATATGCCA TTAAAATTCTAGAAAAACGTCAtatcataaaagaaaacaaggtgcCATATGTGACACGAGAGAGAGATGTAATGTCCCGTCTGGATCACCCTTTTTTTGTGAAACTCTACTTCACCTTTCAGGATGATGAAAAGCTAT ATTTTGGGCTTAGCTATGCCAAAAACGGAGAGCTGCTAAAGTATATACGCAAAATTGGCTCATTTGATGAGACCTGTACAAGGTTTTATACTGCTGAAATTGTATCAGCCCTGGAGTATTTGCATGGGAAAGGAATAATTCACAG GGATCTTAAGCCAGAGAACATCTTGCTAAATGAAGACATGCACATTCAAATAACAGACTTTGGAACAGCAAAAGTATTACCTGCAGACAGCAGACAAG CACGGGCAAACTCATTTGTGGGGACAGCACAGTATGTTTCTCCAGAACTGCTAACAGAGAAATCTGCCTGCAAAAG CTCTGACCTCTGGGCTCTGGGATGTATAATATATCAGCTTGTAGCTGGATTGCCGCCATTTAGAGCTGG AAATGAATATCTTATATTCCAGAAGATAATAAAGTTGGAATATGACTTCCCAGAAAAATTTTTTCCCAAGGCAAAAGACCTTGTTGAAAAGCTCTTG GTTCTAGATGCTACCAACAGATTAGGTTGTGAAGAAATGGGAGGATATGGACCTCTTAAGGCTCATCCCTTCTTTGAATCCATTGTGTGGGAGAACCTACATCTTCAGACACCCCCAAAACTTACAGCGTATTTACCTGCCATGTCGGAGGATGATGAAGACTGTTATGGAAAT TATGACAATCTCCTGAGTCAGTTTGGTTGCATGCAAGTTTCTGGTTCTGCCTCTTCCCATTCACTGTCTGCTCCAGAGACAAGTACACCACAGACATCAGGAGGAAATATTGAACAGTATATTCATGATCTTGACAACAATTCCTTTGAGCTGGACCTACAGttttctgaagatgaaaagaGGTTACTTCTGGCAAAACAAGCTGGTGGAAATCCTTG gcacCAGTTTGTAGAAAATAACTTAATTCTAAAAATGGGTCCAGTGGACAAAAGAAAG GGTTTGTTTGCACGTCGGCGCCAGTTGCTGCTCACAGAAGGACCCCACCTGTATTATGTGGATCCTGTCAACAAGGTTCTAAAAGGAGAAATTCCATGGTCTCTAGAGTTGCGACCAGAAGCAAAgaattttaagacattttttgttCACACA CCAAACAGGACATATTACCTGATGGACCCGAGTGGGAATGCTCATAAATGGTGCAAAAAGATACATGAAGTTTGGCGGCACAGATACCACCAGAATGCTGCTAAATAG
- the PDPK1 gene encoding 3-phosphoinositide-dependent protein kinase 1 isoform X5 produces the protein MYDAVPLQSSVVLCSCSSPSMVRNQADSSTPSVISTCGSRQGSNMEGTAAESRSSSNSLQQHTGQQPPQPRKKRPDDFKFGKILGEGSFSTVVLARELASSREYAIKILEKRHIIKENKVPYVTRERDVMSRLDHPFFVKLYFTFQDDEKLYFGLSYAKNGELLKYIRKIGSFDETCTRFYTAEIVSALEYLHGKGIIHRDLKPENILLNEDMHIQITDFGTAKVLPADSRQARANSFVGTAQYVSPELLTEKSACKSSDLWALGCIIYQLVAGLPPFRAGNEYLIFQKIIKLEYDFPEKFFPKAKDLVEKLLVLDATNRLGCEEMGGYGPLKAHPFFESIVWENLHLQTPPKLTAYLPAMSEDDEDCYGNYDNLLSQFGCMQVSGSASSHSLSAPETSTPQTSGGNIEQYIHDLDNNSFELDLQFSEDEKRLLLAKQAGGNPWHQFVENNLILKMGPVDKRKGLFARRRQLLLTEGPHLYYVDPVNKVLKGEIPWSLELRPEAKNFKTFFVHTPNRTYYLMDPSGNAHKWCKKIHEVWRHRYHQNAAK, from the exons ATG TATGATGCTGTTCCACTCCAGTCTAGTGTGGTGTTATGCTCCTGTTCATCCCCATCAATGGTGAGGAACCAAGCAGATTCCAGCACTCCATCTGTCATTTCCACCTGTGGCAGCAGACAGGGATCTAACATGGAGGGCACTGCAGCTGAATCAAGATCTAGTTCAAACTCCTTGCAGCAGCATACAGGACAGCAGCCTCCACAGCCTCGAAAGAAACGACCTGATGACTTCAAATTTGGGAAAATTCTGGGTGAAGGATCTTTTTCAACG GTTGTCTTGGCTCGAGAATTGGCAAGTTCTAGAGAATATGCCA TTAAAATTCTAGAAAAACGTCAtatcataaaagaaaacaaggtgcCATATGTGACACGAGAGAGAGATGTAATGTCCCGTCTGGATCACCCTTTTTTTGTGAAACTCTACTTCACCTTTCAGGATGATGAAAAGCTAT ATTTTGGGCTTAGCTATGCCAAAAACGGAGAGCTGCTAAAGTATATACGCAAAATTGGCTCATTTGATGAGACCTGTACAAGGTTTTATACTGCTGAAATTGTATCAGCCCTGGAGTATTTGCATGGGAAAGGAATAATTCACAG GGATCTTAAGCCAGAGAACATCTTGCTAAATGAAGACATGCACATTCAAATAACAGACTTTGGAACAGCAAAAGTATTACCTGCAGACAGCAGACAAG CACGGGCAAACTCATTTGTGGGGACAGCACAGTATGTTTCTCCAGAACTGCTAACAGAGAAATCTGCCTGCAAAAG CTCTGACCTCTGGGCTCTGGGATGTATAATATATCAGCTTGTAGCTGGATTGCCGCCATTTAGAGCTGG AAATGAATATCTTATATTCCAGAAGATAATAAAGTTGGAATATGACTTCCCAGAAAAATTTTTTCCCAAGGCAAAAGACCTTGTTGAAAAGCTCTTG GTTCTAGATGCTACCAACAGATTAGGTTGTGAAGAAATGGGAGGATATGGACCTCTTAAGGCTCATCCCTTCTTTGAATCCATTGTGTGGGAGAACCTACATCTTCAGACACCCCCAAAACTTACAGCGTATTTACCTGCCATGTCGGAGGATGATGAAGACTGTTATGGAAAT TATGACAATCTCCTGAGTCAGTTTGGTTGCATGCAAGTTTCTGGTTCTGCCTCTTCCCATTCACTGTCTGCTCCAGAGACAAGTACACCACAGACATCAGGAGGAAATATTGAACAGTATATTCATGATCTTGACAACAATTCCTTTGAGCTGGACCTACAGttttctgaagatgaaaagaGGTTACTTCTGGCAAAACAAGCTGGTGGAAATCCTTG gcacCAGTTTGTAGAAAATAACTTAATTCTAAAAATGGGTCCAGTGGACAAAAGAAAG GGTTTGTTTGCACGTCGGCGCCAGTTGCTGCTCACAGAAGGACCCCACCTGTATTATGTGGATCCTGTCAACAAGGTTCTAAAAGGAGAAATTCCATGGTCTCTAGAGTTGCGACCAGAAGCAAAgaattttaagacattttttgttCACACA CCAAACAGGACATATTACCTGATGGACCCGAGTGGGAATGCTCATAAATGGTGCAAAAAGATACATGAAGTTTGGCGGCACAGATACCACCAGAATGCTGCTAAATAG
- the PDPK1 gene encoding 3-phosphoinositide-dependent protein kinase 1 isoform X3, with protein sequence MASTSSHLIQDVRCSCSIFVNPLKHQCAMYDAVPLQSSVVLCSCSSPSMVRNQADSSTPSVISTCGSRQGSNMEGTAAESRSSSNSLQQHTGQQPPQPRKKRPDDFKFGKILGEGSFSTVVLARELASSREYAIKILEKRHIIKENKVPYVTRERDVMSRLDHPFFVKLYFTFQDDEKLYFGLSYAKNGELLKYIRKIGSFDETCTRFYTAEIVSALEYLHGKGIIHRDLKPENILLNEDMHIQITDFGTAKVLPADSRQARANSFVGTAQYVSPELLTEKSACKSSDLWALGCIIYQLVAGLPPFRAGNEYLIFQKIIKLEYDFPEKFFPKAKDLVEKLLVLDATNRLGCEEMGGYGPLKAHPFFESIVWENLHLQTPPKLTAYLPAMSEDDEDCYGNYDNLLSQFGCMQVSGSASSHSLSAPETSTPQTSGGNIEQYIHDLDNNSFELDLQFSEDEKRLLLAKQAGGNPWHQFVENNLILKMGPVDKRKGLFARRRQLLLTEGPHLYYVDPVNKVLKGEIPWSLELRPEAKNFKTFFVHTPNRTYYLMDPSGNAHKWCKKIHEVWRHRYHQNAAK encoded by the exons Atggccagcaccagcagccacctg ATACAAGATGTCAGGTGCAGTTGCTCCATCTTTGTCAACCCTCTGAAACACCAGTGTGCCATG TATGATGCTGTTCCACTCCAGTCTAGTGTGGTGTTATGCTCCTGTTCATCCCCATCAATGGTGAGGAACCAAGCAGATTCCAGCACTCCATCTGTCATTTCCACCTGTGGCAGCAGACAGGGATCTAACATGGAGGGCACTGCAGCTGAATCAAGATCTAGTTCAAACTCCTTGCAGCAGCATACAGGACAGCAGCCTCCACAGCCTCGAAAGAAACGACCTGATGACTTCAAATTTGGGAAAATTCTGGGTGAAGGATCTTTTTCAACG GTTGTCTTGGCTCGAGAATTGGCAAGTTCTAGAGAATATGCCA TTAAAATTCTAGAAAAACGTCAtatcataaaagaaaacaaggtgcCATATGTGACACGAGAGAGAGATGTAATGTCCCGTCTGGATCACCCTTTTTTTGTGAAACTCTACTTCACCTTTCAGGATGATGAAAAGCTAT ATTTTGGGCTTAGCTATGCCAAAAACGGAGAGCTGCTAAAGTATATACGCAAAATTGGCTCATTTGATGAGACCTGTACAAGGTTTTATACTGCTGAAATTGTATCAGCCCTGGAGTATTTGCATGGGAAAGGAATAATTCACAG GGATCTTAAGCCAGAGAACATCTTGCTAAATGAAGACATGCACATTCAAATAACAGACTTTGGAACAGCAAAAGTATTACCTGCAGACAGCAGACAAG CACGGGCAAACTCATTTGTGGGGACAGCACAGTATGTTTCTCCAGAACTGCTAACAGAGAAATCTGCCTGCAAAAG CTCTGACCTCTGGGCTCTGGGATGTATAATATATCAGCTTGTAGCTGGATTGCCGCCATTTAGAGCTGG AAATGAATATCTTATATTCCAGAAGATAATAAAGTTGGAATATGACTTCCCAGAAAAATTTTTTCCCAAGGCAAAAGACCTTGTTGAAAAGCTCTTG GTTCTAGATGCTACCAACAGATTAGGTTGTGAAGAAATGGGAGGATATGGACCTCTTAAGGCTCATCCCTTCTTTGAATCCATTGTGTGGGAGAACCTACATCTTCAGACACCCCCAAAACTTACAGCGTATTTACCTGCCATGTCGGAGGATGATGAAGACTGTTATGGAAAT TATGACAATCTCCTGAGTCAGTTTGGTTGCATGCAAGTTTCTGGTTCTGCCTCTTCCCATTCACTGTCTGCTCCAGAGACAAGTACACCACAGACATCAGGAGGAAATATTGAACAGTATATTCATGATCTTGACAACAATTCCTTTGAGCTGGACCTACAGttttctgaagatgaaaagaGGTTACTTCTGGCAAAACAAGCTGGTGGAAATCCTTG gcacCAGTTTGTAGAAAATAACTTAATTCTAAAAATGGGTCCAGTGGACAAAAGAAAG GGTTTGTTTGCACGTCGGCGCCAGTTGCTGCTCACAGAAGGACCCCACCTGTATTATGTGGATCCTGTCAACAAGGTTCTAAAAGGAGAAATTCCATGGTCTCTAGAGTTGCGACCAGAAGCAAAgaattttaagacattttttgttCACACA CCAAACAGGACATATTACCTGATGGACCCGAGTGGGAATGCTCATAAATGGTGCAAAAAGATACATGAAGTTTGGCGGCACAGATACCACCAGAATGCTGCTAAATAG
- the PDPK1 gene encoding 3-phosphoinositide-dependent protein kinase 1 isoform X2 — MILSCIVFLSNPSQFKNPLRNSFASKRGGPSPAAPAAAGGQGRAPPRTWRTLVTAADGDSAPGLQSAAVRREQRSDPYDAVPLQSSVVLCSCSSPSMVRNQADSSTPSVISTCGSRQGSNMEGTAAESRSSSNSLQQHTGQQPPQPRKKRPDDFKFGKILGEGSFSTVVLARELASSREYAIKILEKRHIIKENKVPYVTRERDVMSRLDHPFFVKLYFTFQDDEKLYCFMSIQRYFLGGKDLKPENILLNEDMHIQITDFGTAKVLPADSRQARANSFVGTAQYVSPELLTEKSACKSSDLWALGCIIYQLVAGLPPFRAGNEYLIFQKIIKLEYDFPEKFFPKAKDLVEKLLVLDATNRLGCEEMGGYGPLKAHPFFESIVWENLHLQTPPKLTAYLPAMSEDDEDCYGNYDNLLSQFGCMQVSGSASSHSLSAPETSTPQTSGGNIEQYIHDLDNNSFELDLQFSEDEKRLLLAKQAGGNPWHQFVENNLILKMGPVDKRKGLFARRRQLLLTEGPHLYYVDPVNKVLKGEIPWSLELRPEAKNFKTFFVHTPNRTYYLMDPSGNAHKWCKKIHEVWRHRYHQNAAK, encoded by the exons ATGATCCTTTCCTGCATCGTCTTTTTGAGTAATCCCTCACAATTCAAAAATCCTTTGAGAAATTCGTTTGCTTCAAAGCGCGGCGGCCCCAGCCCGGCAGCGCCCGCGGCGGCCGGTGGGCAGGGCCGCGCCCCCCCGCGTACCTGGAGAACGCTCGTGACCGCGGCCGACGGCGATTCAGCTCCCGGCCTGCAAAGCGCGGCCGTGCGCCGAGAGCAGCGCTCGGACCCG TATGATGCTGTTCCACTCCAGTCTAGTGTGGTGTTATGCTCCTGTTCATCCCCATCAATGGTGAGGAACCAAGCAGATTCCAGCACTCCATCTGTCATTTCCACCTGTGGCAGCAGACAGGGATCTAACATGGAGGGCACTGCAGCTGAATCAAGATCTAGTTCAAACTCCTTGCAGCAGCATACAGGACAGCAGCCTCCACAGCCTCGAAAGAAACGACCTGATGACTTCAAATTTGGGAAAATTCTGGGTGAAGGATCTTTTTCAACG GTTGTCTTGGCTCGAGAATTGGCAAGTTCTAGAGAATATGCCA TTAAAATTCTAGAAAAACGTCAtatcataaaagaaaacaaggtgcCATATGTGACACGAGAGAGAGATGTAATGTCCCGTCTGGATCACCCTTTTTTTGTGAAACTCTACTTCACCTTTCAGGATGATGAAAAGCTAT ATTGCTTTATGAGCATCCAAAGATACTTCTTAGGAGGGAA GGATCTTAAGCCAGAGAACATCTTGCTAAATGAAGACATGCACATTCAAATAACAGACTTTGGAACAGCAAAAGTATTACCTGCAGACAGCAGACAAG CACGGGCAAACTCATTTGTGGGGACAGCACAGTATGTTTCTCCAGAACTGCTAACAGAGAAATCTGCCTGCAAAAG CTCTGACCTCTGGGCTCTGGGATGTATAATATATCAGCTTGTAGCTGGATTGCCGCCATTTAGAGCTGG AAATGAATATCTTATATTCCAGAAGATAATAAAGTTGGAATATGACTTCCCAGAAAAATTTTTTCCCAAGGCAAAAGACCTTGTTGAAAAGCTCTTG GTTCTAGATGCTACCAACAGATTAGGTTGTGAAGAAATGGGAGGATATGGACCTCTTAAGGCTCATCCCTTCTTTGAATCCATTGTGTGGGAGAACCTACATCTTCAGACACCCCCAAAACTTACAGCGTATTTACCTGCCATGTCGGAGGATGATGAAGACTGTTATGGAAAT TATGACAATCTCCTGAGTCAGTTTGGTTGCATGCAAGTTTCTGGTTCTGCCTCTTCCCATTCACTGTCTGCTCCAGAGACAAGTACACCACAGACATCAGGAGGAAATATTGAACAGTATATTCATGATCTTGACAACAATTCCTTTGAGCTGGACCTACAGttttctgaagatgaaaagaGGTTACTTCTGGCAAAACAAGCTGGTGGAAATCCTTG gcacCAGTTTGTAGAAAATAACTTAATTCTAAAAATGGGTCCAGTGGACAAAAGAAAG GGTTTGTTTGCACGTCGGCGCCAGTTGCTGCTCACAGAAGGACCCCACCTGTATTATGTGGATCCTGTCAACAAGGTTCTAAAAGGAGAAATTCCATGGTCTCTAGAGTTGCGACCAGAAGCAAAgaattttaagacattttttgttCACACA CCAAACAGGACATATTACCTGATGGACCCGAGTGGGAATGCTCATAAATGGTGCAAAAAGATACATGAAGTTTGGCGGCACAGATACCACCAGAATGCTGCTAAATAG
- the PDPK1 gene encoding 3-phosphoinositide-dependent protein kinase 1 isoform X1, with translation MILSCIVFLSNPSQFKNPLRNSFASKRGGPSPAAPAAAGGQGRAPPRTWRTLVTAADGDSAPGLQSAAVRREQRSDPYDAVPLQSSVVLCSCSSPSMVRNQADSSTPSVISTCGSRQGSNMEGTAAESRSSSNSLQQHTGQQPPQPRKKRPDDFKFGKILGEGSFSTVVLARELASSREYAIKILEKRHIIKENKVPYVTRERDVMSRLDHPFFVKLYFTFQDDEKLYFGLSYAKNGELLKYIRKIGSFDETCTRFYTAEIVSALEYLHGKGIIHRDLKPENILLNEDMHIQITDFGTAKVLPADSRQARANSFVGTAQYVSPELLTEKSACKSSDLWALGCIIYQLVAGLPPFRAGNEYLIFQKIIKLEYDFPEKFFPKAKDLVEKLLVLDATNRLGCEEMGGYGPLKAHPFFESIVWENLHLQTPPKLTAYLPAMSEDDEDCYGNYDNLLSQFGCMQVSGSASSHSLSAPETSTPQTSGGNIEQYIHDLDNNSFELDLQFSEDEKRLLLAKQAGGNPWHQFVENNLILKMGPVDKRKGLFARRRQLLLTEGPHLYYVDPVNKVLKGEIPWSLELRPEAKNFKTFFVHTPNRTYYLMDPSGNAHKWCKKIHEVWRHRYHQNAAK, from the exons ATGATCCTTTCCTGCATCGTCTTTTTGAGTAATCCCTCACAATTCAAAAATCCTTTGAGAAATTCGTTTGCTTCAAAGCGCGGCGGCCCCAGCCCGGCAGCGCCCGCGGCGGCCGGTGGGCAGGGCCGCGCCCCCCCGCGTACCTGGAGAACGCTCGTGACCGCGGCCGACGGCGATTCAGCTCCCGGCCTGCAAAGCGCGGCCGTGCGCCGAGAGCAGCGCTCGGACCCG TATGATGCTGTTCCACTCCAGTCTAGTGTGGTGTTATGCTCCTGTTCATCCCCATCAATGGTGAGGAACCAAGCAGATTCCAGCACTCCATCTGTCATTTCCACCTGTGGCAGCAGACAGGGATCTAACATGGAGGGCACTGCAGCTGAATCAAGATCTAGTTCAAACTCCTTGCAGCAGCATACAGGACAGCAGCCTCCACAGCCTCGAAAGAAACGACCTGATGACTTCAAATTTGGGAAAATTCTGGGTGAAGGATCTTTTTCAACG GTTGTCTTGGCTCGAGAATTGGCAAGTTCTAGAGAATATGCCA TTAAAATTCTAGAAAAACGTCAtatcataaaagaaaacaaggtgcCATATGTGACACGAGAGAGAGATGTAATGTCCCGTCTGGATCACCCTTTTTTTGTGAAACTCTACTTCACCTTTCAGGATGATGAAAAGCTAT ATTTTGGGCTTAGCTATGCCAAAAACGGAGAGCTGCTAAAGTATATACGCAAAATTGGCTCATTTGATGAGACCTGTACAAGGTTTTATACTGCTGAAATTGTATCAGCCCTGGAGTATTTGCATGGGAAAGGAATAATTCACAG GGATCTTAAGCCAGAGAACATCTTGCTAAATGAAGACATGCACATTCAAATAACAGACTTTGGAACAGCAAAAGTATTACCTGCAGACAGCAGACAAG CACGGGCAAACTCATTTGTGGGGACAGCACAGTATGTTTCTCCAGAACTGCTAACAGAGAAATCTGCCTGCAAAAG CTCTGACCTCTGGGCTCTGGGATGTATAATATATCAGCTTGTAGCTGGATTGCCGCCATTTAGAGCTGG AAATGAATATCTTATATTCCAGAAGATAATAAAGTTGGAATATGACTTCCCAGAAAAATTTTTTCCCAAGGCAAAAGACCTTGTTGAAAAGCTCTTG GTTCTAGATGCTACCAACAGATTAGGTTGTGAAGAAATGGGAGGATATGGACCTCTTAAGGCTCATCCCTTCTTTGAATCCATTGTGTGGGAGAACCTACATCTTCAGACACCCCCAAAACTTACAGCGTATTTACCTGCCATGTCGGAGGATGATGAAGACTGTTATGGAAAT TATGACAATCTCCTGAGTCAGTTTGGTTGCATGCAAGTTTCTGGTTCTGCCTCTTCCCATTCACTGTCTGCTCCAGAGACAAGTACACCACAGACATCAGGAGGAAATATTGAACAGTATATTCATGATCTTGACAACAATTCCTTTGAGCTGGACCTACAGttttctgaagatgaaaagaGGTTACTTCTGGCAAAACAAGCTGGTGGAAATCCTTG gcacCAGTTTGTAGAAAATAACTTAATTCTAAAAATGGGTCCAGTGGACAAAAGAAAG GGTTTGTTTGCACGTCGGCGCCAGTTGCTGCTCACAGAAGGACCCCACCTGTATTATGTGGATCCTGTCAACAAGGTTCTAAAAGGAGAAATTCCATGGTCTCTAGAGTTGCGACCAGAAGCAAAgaattttaagacattttttgttCACACA CCAAACAGGACATATTACCTGATGGACCCGAGTGGGAATGCTCATAAATGGTGCAAAAAGATACATGAAGTTTGGCGGCACAGATACCACCAGAATGCTGCTAAATAG